A genomic stretch from Candidatus Latescibacterota bacterium includes:
- a CDS encoding SUMF1/EgtB/PvdO family nonheme iron enzyme gives MLRTLLSACLLLTSLTALAQPAATPPPGMVAISGGVFTMGAGEDGDNPAHTVELSPFYLDAKEVTCAEYQAFCEATDRDLPTFWGMADFHSGPDFPDYPVVGVSWGDARAYAEWAGKRLPTEAEWEFAALGGDPDTRYAVGDTLAGNLASYARTSPKGTRPVGSYAPNGFGLYDMTGNVVEWTADYYDWDYYGVSAPLNPVGPALAKFRSIRGGGWFTGPGCCGIVFRNGLRGNWRDFNVGFRCAADPPGPKHATVRAADGQVVHVDLHLVDADRRRPLLILFHQARSNARGEYANVVPRLMEAGYNVLAVDQRSGGSHLGDENRTVAELPPGAKELPYCDAYPDLVAALRYAEAAGLRGPRVALGSSYSAGLVLRLAVEEKDALAAVVACSPASGPPMAVCDPAPWIPQVTLPALVLRPGSEMQRESVRDHLAACRAAGLQTYVAEEGVHGASMLDPDRAADAGATWQVLLDFLGGVTESE, from the coding sequence ATGCTCAGGACCCTCCTGTCCGCCTGCCTCCTGTTGACTTCCCTCACCGCCCTCGCCCAGCCCGCGGCCACGCCGCCGCCGGGCATGGTCGCGATCTCCGGCGGCGTCTTCACCATGGGCGCCGGCGAGGACGGCGACAACCCCGCCCACACGGTGGAGCTGTCGCCCTTCTACCTGGACGCGAAGGAAGTCACCTGCGCCGAGTACCAGGCCTTCTGCGAGGCCACCGACCGCGACCTGCCCACCTTCTGGGGCATGGCCGACTTCCATAGCGGTCCCGACTTCCCCGACTACCCGGTGGTGGGCGTGAGCTGGGGCGACGCCCGCGCCTACGCCGAGTGGGCGGGCAAGCGCCTGCCCACCGAGGCCGAGTGGGAGTTCGCGGCGCTCGGCGGCGACCCCGACACCCGCTACGCGGTGGGCGACACGCTCGCCGGCAACCTGGCCAGCTACGCGCGCACGTCGCCCAAGGGCACCCGCCCCGTGGGCAGCTACGCGCCCAACGGCTTCGGGCTCTACGACATGACCGGCAACGTGGTGGAGTGGACCGCCGACTACTACGACTGGGACTACTACGGCGTCAGCGCGCCGCTGAATCCCGTCGGCCCCGCCCTCGCCAAGTTCCGCAGCATCCGCGGCGGCGGCTGGTTCACGGGACCGGGCTGCTGCGGGATCGTCTTCCGCAACGGGCTGCGCGGCAACTGGCGCGACTTCAACGTCGGCTTCCGCTGCGCCGCCGATCCGCCGGGGCCGAAGCACGCGACCGTGCGCGCGGCCGACGGCCAGGTGGTGCACGTCGACCTGCACCTGGTGGACGCCGACCGCAGGCGCCCGCTGCTGATCCTCTTCCACCAGGCGCGGAGCAACGCCCGCGGCGAGTACGCCAACGTGGTGCCGCGACTCATGGAGGCCGGCTACAACGTGCTGGCCGTGGATCAGCGCAGCGGCGGCAGCCATCTGGGCGACGAGAACCGCACCGTGGCCGAGCTGCCCCCGGGCGCGAAGGAGCTGCCCTACTGCGACGCCTACCCCGACCTGGTGGCGGCCCTGCGCTACGCCGAGGCGGCGGGACTGCGCGGCCCGCGCGTCGCCCTGGGCAGCAGCTACAGCGCGGGGCTGGTGCTGCGTCTGGCCGTGGAGGAAAAGGACGCGCTCGCCGCCGTCGTGGCCTGCTCGCCGGCGTCGGGGCCGCCCATGGCGGTCTGCGATCCCGCGCCCTGGATTCCCCAGGTGACCCTGCCGGCCCTGGTGCTGCGCCCGGGCTCGGAGATGCAACGCGAGAGCGTGCGCGACCATCTCGCCGCCTGCCGCGCGGCGGGGCTGCAGACCTACGTGGCCGAGGAGGGCGTGCACGGGGCGTCCATGCTCGACCCGGACCGCGCGGCCGACGCCGGCGCCACCTGGCAGGTGCTGCTGGACTTCCTCGGCGGCGTCACGGAGTCCGAGTGA
- a CDS encoding PaaI family thioesterase yields MSDAFQDYYPDDFARCYGCGKDNPKGYQLKTRWTDEAAGETVTAFTPRPEHTAIPGFVYGGVIASVIDCSGTGTAAAAAYRAVGRKIGEGEAFRFVTGRLTVNYLKPTPLGPELTIRCRIEEVKGRKVTVSAELSAEGVVTATGEVVAVQIPDDFGR; encoded by the coding sequence ATGAGCGACGCCTTCCAGGACTACTATCCCGACGATTTCGCCCGCTGCTACGGCTGCGGCAAGGACAATCCCAAGGGCTACCAGCTCAAGACGCGCTGGACGGACGAGGCCGCCGGCGAGACCGTCACGGCCTTCACGCCCCGGCCCGAGCACACGGCGATCCCTGGCTTCGTCTACGGCGGGGTCATCGCCTCGGTGATCGACTGCTCGGGGACGGGCACCGCCGCCGCCGCGGCCTACCGCGCGGTCGGCCGCAAGATCGGGGAGGGCGAGGCCTTCCGCTTCGTCACCGGGCGCTTGACGGTGAACTACCTCAAGCCCACGCCGCTGGGCCCGGAGCTCACGATCCGCTGCCGGATCGAGGAGGTGAAGGGCCGCAAGGTCACGGTGAGCGCGGAGCTGAGCGCGGAGGGCGTGGTGACCGCCACGGGCGAGGTGGTGGCGGTCCAGATTCCGGACGACTTCGGCCGCTAG
- the radA gene encoding DNA repair protein RadA gives MAKKNTRYLCKECGAETATWLGRCPQCGAWDSLTELARVIGKQAVARGPHPAPAIGAAAVPRPLAELPLDASRRLTSGLAELDRVLGGGFVPGSVLLVGGDPGIGKSTLLLQAAQAMAGAGPEPVLYVSGEESPGQVRLRAERLGALAPSLYFLAATELAPVLAAVEQLAPRLVILDSVQTVGDTELETAPGSVSQVRHVTQVLSRAAKERGFPLVLIGHVTKEGQIAGPRLLEHMVDAVFYFEGEEAGLGRILRAVKNRFGPTHEIALFEMTGQGLLPVSDPAGFLGGRHLKGEVGSAVTVTFSGTRPLAVEVQTLVSAPRYGTAARVVQGVDPRRVSLLVAVLERSAGLELGGSDLFVSVAGGLRLDDPATDAALLLALASGFLGQPLPDATLALGEVGLRGNLRAGSHLDERCHEALRLGFERVLVAGTATPGKDLPAGAITAATDVPALIAACGLAPGRRRGAAGR, from the coding sequence ATGGCCAAGAAGAACACCCGCTATCTCTGCAAGGAATGCGGCGCCGAGACCGCCACGTGGCTCGGCCGCTGCCCCCAGTGCGGCGCCTGGGACTCGCTCACCGAGCTGGCCCGCGTCATCGGCAAGCAGGCCGTCGCGCGCGGCCCGCACCCCGCGCCTGCGATCGGCGCGGCCGCCGTGCCGCGTCCGCTGGCCGAGCTGCCGCTGGACGCCAGCCGCCGCCTCACCAGCGGCCTCGCCGAGCTGGACCGCGTGCTGGGGGGCGGGTTCGTCCCCGGGTCCGTGCTGCTGGTGGGGGGGGACCCGGGCATCGGCAAGTCCACGCTCTTGCTGCAGGCCGCGCAGGCGATGGCCGGCGCGGGGCCGGAGCCCGTGCTCTACGTGAGCGGCGAGGAGAGCCCGGGCCAGGTGCGGCTGCGGGCCGAGCGCCTGGGGGCGCTGGCGCCGTCGCTGTACTTTCTCGCGGCCACGGAGCTGGCGCCGGTGCTGGCGGCGGTGGAGCAGCTCGCGCCGCGGCTGGTGATCCTCGACTCGGTGCAGACGGTCGGCGACACCGAGCTCGAGACGGCCCCCGGTTCCGTCAGCCAGGTGCGCCACGTGACGCAGGTGCTCAGCCGCGCGGCCAAGGAGCGCGGCTTCCCGCTGGTGCTGATCGGGCACGTCACCAAGGAGGGGCAGATCGCGGGGCCACGGCTGCTCGAGCACATGGTGGACGCCGTCTTCTACTTCGAAGGCGAGGAGGCCGGGCTCGGCCGCATCCTGCGCGCGGTGAAGAACCGCTTCGGCCCCACGCACGAGATCGCGCTCTTCGAGATGACGGGCCAGGGCCTGCTGCCGGTGAGCGATCCGGCGGGTTTCCTCGGGGGACGTCACCTGAAGGGCGAGGTGGGCTCGGCGGTCACGGTGACCTTCAGCGGCACGCGGCCGCTGGCCGTGGAAGTGCAGACCCTGGTGAGCGCGCCGCGCTACGGCACCGCCGCTCGCGTGGTGCAGGGCGTGGACCCGCGCCGCGTCTCGCTGCTGGTGGCCGTGCTCGAGCGCAGCGCGGGGCTCGAACTCGGCGGGAGCGACCTCTTCGTCAGCGTGGCGGGCGGCCTGCGCCTCGACGACCCCGCCACCGACGCCGCGCTGCTCCTCGCGCTGGCCTCCGGCTTCCTGGGCCAGCCGCTGCCGGACGCCACGCTCGCCCTCGGCGAGGTCGGCCTGCGCGGCAACCTGCGCGCCGGCAGCCATCTCGACGAGCGCTGCCACGAGGCGCTGCGCCTGGGCTTCGAGCGCGTCCTGGTGGCGGGGACGGCCACGCCCGGCAAGGACCTGCCCGCCGGGGCCATCACCGCCGCGACCGACGTGCCCGCGCTCATCGCCGCCTGCGGCCTCGCCCCGGGGCGGCGCCGGGGCGCCGCCGGCCGCTGA
- a CDS encoding alpha/beta hydrolase: MKLVRHGGRGPAVIVLHGGPGAPGSAGGLARGLGDGFRVLEPWQRGSADGGELSVARHVADLLELAAAECPGERPALVGSSWGAMLALAAAAEAPDAFAALALVGCGTFDVAARARMQDLIAERAAGGLEAAMQALNDLDPDARLSARAALLESIYGVDMLPEPGPVAVDARANAETWADMLRLQAEGRYPAAFAAIRVPVIMLHGAEDPHPGGMVRDSLEPHLPQLEYREWQRCGHYPWREREARDGFFAVLRAWLQLARGQNA; encoded by the coding sequence GTGAAGCTCGTCCGGCACGGGGGGCGGGGGCCGGCGGTGATCGTCCTCCATGGCGGGCCGGGCGCGCCCGGCTCGGCCGGGGGTCTGGCGCGCGGTCTGGGGGACGGCTTCCGCGTCCTCGAGCCCTGGCAGCGGGGCAGCGCCGACGGCGGGGAACTCAGCGTGGCACGGCACGTGGCCGACCTGCTGGAACTGGCGGCGGCGGAGTGCCCAGGCGAGCGCCCCGCGCTGGTGGGCAGCTCCTGGGGCGCGATGCTGGCGCTGGCCGCCGCGGCGGAGGCCCCCGACGCCTTCGCGGCGCTGGCGCTGGTGGGCTGCGGCACCTTCGACGTGGCCGCGCGCGCCCGCATGCAGGACCTGATCGCCGAGCGCGCGGCGGGCGGCCTCGAGGCCGCGATGCAGGCCCTGAACGACCTGGATCCCGACGCCCGTCTCAGCGCCAGGGCTGCGCTGCTCGAGTCCATCTACGGCGTCGACATGCTGCCCGAACCGGGACCGGTCGCGGTGGACGCGCGCGCCAACGCGGAAACCTGGGCCGACATGCTGCGCCTCCAGGCCGAGGGGCGCTACCCGGCGGCCTTTGCCGCGATCCGCGTTCCCGTCATCATGCTCCACGGCGCCGAGGATCCCCATCCCGGTGGCATGGTGCGCGACAGCCTGGAGCCCCATCTGCCCCAGCTCGAGTACCGCGAATGGCAGCGCTGCGGGCACTACCCCTGGCGCGAGCGCGAGGCGCGCGACGGCTTCTTCGCCGTGCTGCGGGCCTGGCTCCAGCTCGCCCGGGGGCAAAACGCCTGA
- a CDS encoding VOC family protein, whose amino-acid sequence MAGYTLRALRYPSFYLADYDAAVAFYTRLLGDPGTNEDGLRGWQLGDSWLTFFPAKGAVPAPDANPRNAEFAIEVAAPAEVDVLYAAFLAAGASPCMEPQDTWMYVPMRFAVVDDPFGLRVDVYCPLPGDVDRV is encoded by the coding sequence ATGGCCGGCTACACGCTCCGCGCGCTCCGCTATCCGAGCTTCTACCTGGCCGACTACGACGCCGCGGTCGCCTTCTACACCCGGCTCCTCGGCGATCCCGGCACCAACGAGGACGGGCTCCGCGGCTGGCAGCTCGGCGACAGCTGGCTCACCTTCTTCCCCGCCAAGGGGGCGGTGCCGGCGCCGGACGCCAACCCGCGCAACGCCGAGTTCGCCATCGAGGTGGCCGCGCCCGCCGAGGTGGACGTCCTCTACGCCGCCTTCCTCGCGGCCGGGGCCAGTCCCTGCATGGAGCCCCAGGACACGTGGATGTACGTCCCCATGCGCTTCGCCGTGGTGGACGATCCCTTCGGCCTGCGGGTGGACGTCTACTGCCCCCTGCCCGGGGACGTCGATCGCGTTTGA
- a CDS encoding VOC family protein: protein MSVKPVPDGYTTLTNFFSVQGADKFCAFLEQAFGASHVHPPMKRPDGAFSHAEMQVGSSRVMIGEARDASEHLPTMLYMYVEDCDAVFKRAAAAGGETIMPPTDMFYGDRHGGIKDAWGNQWWIATHIEDVEPAEMERRMAEEMAKRAAEGK, encoded by the coding sequence ATGTCCGTGAAGCCCGTTCCCGACGGATACACCACTCTCACCAACTTCTTCTCCGTTCAGGGCGCCGACAAGTTCTGCGCCTTCCTCGAGCAGGCCTTCGGCGCGTCCCATGTCCATCCGCCCATGAAGCGCCCCGACGGCGCGTTTTCCCACGCCGAGATGCAGGTCGGCAGCTCGCGCGTCATGATCGGCGAGGCGCGCGATGCCTCCGAGCACCTGCCGACGATGCTCTACATGTACGTGGAGGATTGCGACGCCGTGTTCAAGCGGGCCGCCGCCGCCGGCGGCGAGACGATCATGCCGCCCACCGACATGTTCTACGGCGACCGCCATGGCGGCATCAAGGACGCGTGGGGCAATCAGTGGTGGATCGCGACGCACATCGAGGACGTCGAGCCCGCCGAGATGGAACGCCGCATGGCGGAGGAGATGGCCAAGCGCGCGGCCGAGGGCAAGTAG
- a CDS encoding GNAT family N-acetyltransferase, which yields MKAFRIVEHGDAAAFLERATEWLLRDEAAHNLLLGIAGRLRDGHNPYDDPISLITVEEGDEVVGCAWRTPPFNLGLTAMPPAALPALVEAVGRLHPALPGILGPPEVVREAARLWAAPRGLALRDDMALRIYALTDVTPPASPPPGRFRPAAPGDVPRLADWAGAFQVETSPGDAPRPDLTGAVERLVAQAVLWVWEDGEAVSMAAAVSPTPHGVRVNFVYSPPERRGRGYASACVAALSQAQLDAGRQFCFLYTDLANPTSNAIYQRIGYRPVTDALQLGFASGPVDVPGAGR from the coding sequence ATGAAGGCATTCCGAATCGTCGAACACGGGGACGCCGCCGCCTTTCTGGAGCGCGCCACGGAGTGGCTCCTGCGCGACGAGGCCGCCCACAACCTGCTGCTGGGCATCGCCGGCCGCCTGCGCGACGGGCACAACCCCTACGACGATCCCATCAGCCTGATCACCGTGGAGGAGGGCGACGAGGTCGTGGGCTGCGCCTGGCGCACGCCGCCCTTCAACCTGGGGCTGACGGCCATGCCGCCCGCCGCCCTGCCCGCGCTCGTGGAGGCCGTGGGGCGGCTGCACCCCGCGTTGCCGGGGATCCTGGGTCCGCCGGAGGTCGTCCGGGAGGCGGCGCGGCTCTGGGCTGCGCCGCGGGGGCTGGCGCTGCGCGACGACATGGCGCTGCGCATCTATGCGCTCACGGACGTCACACCGCCGGCTTCGCCGCCGCCTGGGCGTTTCCGCCCTGCGGCGCCCGGCGATGTTCCCCGCCTTGCCGACTGGGCCGGCGCTTTCCAGGTTGAGACCAGCCCCGGCGACGCACCGCGGCCCGACCTCACGGGCGCGGTGGAGCGGCTCGTGGCGCAGGCCGTGCTCTGGGTCTGGGAGGACGGCGAGGCCGTGAGCATGGCGGCGGCCGTGTCGCCAACCCCGCACGGTGTGCGGGTGAACTTCGTCTACTCGCCGCCCGAGCGACGCGGCCGCGGCTACGCGAGCGCCTGCGTGGCGGCGCTCAGCCAGGCGCAGCTGGATGCGGGCCGGCAGTTCTGCTTCCTCTACACCGACCTCGCGAACCCCACGTCGAACGCGATCTACCAGCGCATCGGCTACCGGCCGGTGACGGACGCGCTGCAGCTGGGGTTTGCGTCCGGTCCCGTTGACGTACCCGGCGCGGGCCGCTAG
- a CDS encoding translation initiation factor Sui1, whose amino-acid sequence MSDDARTVYSSESGQHCPDCGRPRADCRCKEPASAASRDGLVRVRRETKGRGGKTVTRVSGLPLAGDALKDFARRLKQRCGVGGGMDGADLVIQGDKVEPVLAFLVAEGFRAKRSGG is encoded by the coding sequence GTGAGCGACGACGCGCGTACCGTCTACTCCAGCGAATCCGGCCAGCACTGCCCCGACTGCGGGCGGCCGCGCGCGGACTGCCGCTGCAAGGAGCCGGCGTCCGCAGCGTCGCGGGACGGCCTCGTCCGCGTGCGGCGCGAAACGAAGGGCCGCGGCGGCAAGACCGTCACCCGCGTCAGCGGCCTGCCGCTGGCGGGCGATGCGCTCAAGGACTTCGCCCGGCGGCTCAAGCAGCGCTGCGGTGTGGGCGGCGGCATGGACGGGGCGGATCTCGTCATCCAGGGCGACAAGGTGGAGCCCGTGCTGGCCTTCCTGGTGGCCGAGGGCTTCCGCGCCAAGCGCAGCGGCGGATGA
- a CDS encoding DinB family protein, giving the protein MTALREHLLAQSRWAYAGDAEMSLLDALDGLTPEELVWRADSELWTIGEILYHVASTKIEYCQQGFGAWQGSFTRCVDDLPALLELLDRAQFHLLECLQSCDDDALQQPVRTHFHGESAASFFGVMLAHDIAHAAQIRGLRRRYGSRAGGFYPV; this is encoded by the coding sequence GTGACCGCGCTGCGTGAGCACCTGCTGGCCCAGAGCCGCTGGGCCTATGCCGGCGACGCCGAGATGTCCCTGCTCGACGCCCTCGATGGCCTGACGCCCGAAGAGCTCGTCTGGCGCGCGGACAGCGAGCTCTGGACCATCGGCGAGATCCTCTACCACGTCGCCAGCACCAAGATCGAGTACTGCCAGCAGGGCTTCGGCGCCTGGCAGGGCAGCTTCACCCGCTGCGTGGACGACCTGCCCGCCCTCCTCGAGCTGCTGGACCGCGCGCAGTTCCACCTGCTGGAGTGCCTGCAGAGCTGCGACGACGACGCGCTGCAGCAGCCCGTCCGCACGCACTTCCACGGCGAGAGCGCGGCGAGCTTCTTCGGCGTGATGCTCGCGCACGACATCGCCCACGCCGCCCAGATCAGAGGCCTCCGCCGCCGCTACGGCTCGCGCGCGGGCGGCTTCTACCCGGTCTAG